Proteins from a genomic interval of Streptomyces sp. NBC_01445:
- a CDS encoding ROK family protein, with the protein MIPVLEIGGTHVTAAVVDLPDGRVGRRTHRPLDPHAGAEDILGAIRRCADHLDVPTGTRWGMAVPGPFDYAQGIALFAGVGKFEALYGVDVRTALLRELRQRPDDVVFLNDAHAFMMGEWSAGAARGHSRAVGITLGTGVGSAFLVDGGIVARGSGVPPEGRMDLTEADGAPLEESVSRRAILARFGDPSADVRDIADLARAGQRRARRVLDDAFMTLGAVLGPRLTAFGATALIVGGSMAGSWDLVAPALHGGLADGGWTPDAIGPDDGPECPRRHTRSVQPAGLAGDAALIGAARAVAVRD; encoded by the coding sequence TTGATCCCGGTCCTCGAAATCGGCGGCACCCATGTCACGGCGGCCGTCGTCGACCTGCCCGACGGCCGGGTCGGGCGGCGCACCCACCGGCCGCTCGACCCGCACGCCGGCGCCGAGGACATCCTCGGCGCCATACGGCGCTGCGCCGACCACCTCGACGTCCCCACGGGCACGCGATGGGGCATGGCGGTGCCGGGTCCCTTCGACTACGCGCAAGGCATCGCGCTCTTCGCCGGCGTCGGCAAGTTCGAGGCCCTGTACGGGGTTGACGTCCGCACGGCACTGCTGCGCGAGCTGCGACAACGGCCGGATGACGTCGTCTTCCTCAACGACGCCCACGCCTTCATGATGGGCGAGTGGTCCGCAGGTGCCGCGCGCGGACACTCCCGTGCCGTCGGCATCACCCTCGGCACCGGTGTCGGCTCGGCCTTCCTCGTCGACGGCGGGATCGTCGCGCGCGGGTCGGGGGTGCCGCCCGAGGGGCGCATGGACCTGACGGAGGCCGACGGCGCACCACTGGAGGAGTCCGTGTCCCGCCGGGCCATCCTCGCCCGGTTCGGCGACCCGTCCGCCGACGTGCGCGACATCGCCGACCTGGCCAGGGCGGGGCAGCGGCGGGCCCGACGCGTCCTGGACGACGCCTTCATGACACTCGGCGCCGTCCTCGGACCACGACTCACCGCCTTCGGGGCGACCGCTCTGATCGTCGGCGGTTCGATGGCCGGCTCCTGGGACCTGGTCGCCCCCGCGCTGCACGGGGGACTCGCGGACGGAGGGTGGACGCCGGACGCCATAGGCCCGGATGACGGTCCGGAATGCCCCAGGCGGCATACTCGTTCGGTGCAACCCGCCGGCCTCGCCGGGGACGCCGCGCTGATCGGCGCGGCCCGTGCCGTTGCCGTACGCGACTGA
- a CDS encoding class I mannose-6-phosphate isomerase — protein MYRLDPRYAPAPQAVLSTGWQAVAAQLPTGPAVLAVEGSPSVDWDALGEQLRRELAARGIPVALLDVRAHYAPPAEIRKRTERPEDEEDPYFRKLADNPLDDLFDTLPTPTLPDEGLLIVHGPGAALVDHDLLWYADVPKRYAEAAAVAGAGGVNLGLPGEKPDLQRLFYSDWPMLDRQRDALAHRLDGWLDVQNPEHPVSLDGAGLRATYAALASRPVRTRPYFNSTPWGGHWAQRTLGINLDARNTALGYELIAPEAGILVGTGPLAQAEVPFQLMCALEPDRVLGQEVHARFGTSFPLRFDYLDTVGGGNLSLHCHPKEPYMRERFGWPYTQHETYYMTLGSPDTKVFLGLREDADVEAFRGQVRQAATDGTPLEVEDHVLTFPAEQGQLFMIPAGTPHASGAGNLVLEISATPYLYSLRFYDWLRPDADGNPRPLPYEHGFANLETGRRGDAVARDLVQQPRTLRTGAGWREEVIGALEEMFYEVRRYVLDAGAEADDDTAGRFHILNVVEGEGVSVHTAAGDRHELAYAETLTVPAAVGRYSVRAANGGPVRVVKALVR, from the coding sequence GTGTACCGGCTCGACCCGCGATACGCCCCCGCTCCGCAGGCCGTTCTGAGCACCGGCTGGCAGGCGGTGGCCGCTCAACTCCCCACAGGCCCGGCGGTCTTGGCCGTGGAGGGATCGCCGTCCGTCGACTGGGACGCGCTCGGTGAACAGCTGCGCCGTGAACTCGCCGCCCGCGGCATTCCGGTGGCCCTGCTCGACGTGCGCGCCCACTACGCACCACCCGCCGAGATCCGCAAGCGCACCGAGCGGCCGGAGGACGAGGAAGACCCCTACTTCCGCAAGCTCGCCGACAACCCTCTCGACGATCTCTTCGACACACTCCCCACACCGACCCTGCCGGACGAGGGACTCCTCATCGTCCACGGGCCCGGCGCCGCACTCGTCGACCACGACCTGCTCTGGTACGCCGACGTGCCCAAGCGGTACGCGGAGGCGGCCGCGGTCGCGGGCGCCGGTGGAGTGAACCTCGGCCTTCCGGGCGAGAAGCCCGACCTCCAGCGGCTGTTCTACAGCGACTGGCCGATGCTCGACCGGCAGCGCGACGCGCTGGCCCACCGGCTCGACGGCTGGCTCGACGTGCAGAACCCCGAACACCCGGTGTCGCTCGACGGTGCCGGTCTCCGGGCCACGTACGCCGCTCTCGCGAGCAGGCCGGTGCGAACCCGACCTTATTTCAACTCCACTCCATGGGGCGGGCATTGGGCCCAGCGCACGCTCGGCATCAACCTCGACGCGCGCAACACAGCCCTCGGCTACGAGCTGATCGCGCCCGAGGCGGGCATCCTCGTCGGCACCGGGCCGCTGGCCCAGGCCGAGGTGCCGTTCCAGCTCATGTGCGCCCTGGAGCCGGACCGCGTCCTCGGCCAGGAGGTCCACGCCCGCTTCGGCACATCGTTCCCCCTGCGGTTCGACTACCTCGACACCGTCGGCGGCGGCAACCTCTCGCTGCACTGTCACCCCAAAGAGCCGTACATGCGCGAACGGTTCGGCTGGCCGTACACCCAGCACGAGACGTACTACATGACGCTCGGCAGCCCCGACACCAAGGTGTTCCTCGGCCTGCGCGAGGACGCCGACGTCGAGGCCTTCCGCGGGCAGGTGCGGCAGGCCGCCACGGACGGCACACCCCTCGAGGTGGAGGACCACGTCCTGACGTTCCCCGCCGAACAGGGCCAACTGTTCATGATCCCCGCCGGCACCCCGCACGCCAGCGGGGCCGGCAACCTCGTCCTGGAGATCAGCGCCACGCCCTACCTGTACAGCCTGCGGTTCTACGACTGGCTGCGACCCGACGCCGACGGCAACCCGCGCCCGCTGCCCTACGAGCACGGCTTCGCCAACCTGGAGACCGGGCGACGCGGCGACGCGGTCGCCCGCGACCTGGTCCAGCAGCCGCGCACCCTGCGCACCGGAGCGGGCTGGCGAGAAGAGGTCATCGGCGCACTGGAGGAGATGTTCTACGAGGTCAGGAGGTATGTGCTCGACGCCGGGGCCGAAGCCGATGACGACACCGCGGGACGGTTCCACATCCTGAACGTGGTCGAGGGCGAGGGCGTGAGCGTGCACACCGCGGCGGGCGACCGGCACGAGCTGGCGTACGCGGAGACGCTCACCGTTCCGGCTGCCGTGGGCCGGTACTCCGTGCGCGCGGCGAACGGGGGACCGGTCCGGGTCGTGAAGGCCCTCGTCCGTTGA
- a CDS encoding alpha-mannosidase, which produces MTTRALVRTTDWDNDRIRESLRGSVVSAEGSLGGSALRLTTEPLMRRAEGGGLLQSLRVEAVNGSSIPADLAVRTTSGALLPAERIPGPSGSVRLLLPAVDTAQRVTLTLPEGAGGDGIDVTLTPQRQWTIHLVHHSHLDIGYTDPQGRVLAEHLSFLDSCLELTQATDDWAPESQFRWCVESLWSFKQWADARPAEQVEEFVQRVREGRIELTAMPFNLHTETCSTDELHELMRLAHDVRERYGIPFTSAMQTDVPGSVVGLVDALSSAGVKYLSVAHNWAGRSVPHLVGGEKLPRLFRWRAPSGNSLLVWVTDTPHGLAYMEGPLLGFDTDYSSVDDLLPAYLTSLATNPYPYRGGVFGWTMDQEEIKREPYPWDVLHLRVQGKFGDNAPPRRIIADTVRRWNETWAYPQLRLSRNEDFFTDAESRLGDRIRTFEGDWTDWWVDGVGSGAHPLSLARTAQAVVADAQTLGTFAGVLDASGAADDTRDAAGVYEAVSLFDEHTWGAGDPWTHGHDHGHSGEQQWHWKYGQALRAHDDGQSLLNRAGARLGQRLSRPADAPASYHVVNTCSWPRTDVAQIFLPESSVPLERSVAVHDARTGERLRHEERPQINDTHRDAGRFLLVRVDDVPPAGSVRLDVRTVDDEGASGGEDSSVKAATGWNPTGGSEREDPARSAAAAHAHPDPLLLENEHLAVRVDLAGACIASVVDKASGRELVRADAITGFNAYIHDSYTTAGGFNHNSSRTTASDRLEHLGSRSVAPPAALIARHSTATAETLTYETRPPGANRVRTTLTLPHGVGRLDIENQVDKDSTLGKESAYFAFPFAFETPTVRMEASGGATGTGLPVIPGSALHMRAVRRWITLQEGDLAVAWATQDAPLVQFGNIALPYAPFPKTMGHDEPATVYSWIHNNLWDTNFPSEQAFEFTFRYSLSSTRSADAAGLGPRAAAGLSRPLHAVRARGPVSDEAADRLGFVTVGDPRVRLVGATTPDADGAVLLRLQSFAEEPVACPVRALFPVSGARSADYHGRAADELTVRDGEVTVDLPALGTTAVLFRR; this is translated from the coding sequence ATGACCACACGGGCCCTCGTCCGTACCACCGACTGGGACAACGACCGGATTCGCGAGAGCCTGCGCGGCTCCGTCGTCAGCGCGGAAGGAAGCCTGGGCGGGAGCGCGCTGCGGCTGACCACCGAGCCGCTGATGCGCCGGGCGGAAGGGGGTGGCCTGCTGCAGTCCCTCCGGGTGGAGGCGGTGAACGGCTCCTCGATACCGGCCGACCTCGCTGTGCGCACCACCTCCGGGGCGCTGCTGCCCGCCGAGCGCATCCCCGGGCCGAGCGGCTCCGTCCGGCTGCTGCTGCCCGCCGTCGACACGGCGCAGCGGGTCACGCTGACCCTGCCGGAAGGGGCGGGCGGCGACGGGATCGACGTGACGCTCACTCCGCAGCGCCAGTGGACCATCCACCTGGTGCACCACTCGCACCTGGACATCGGCTACACCGACCCGCAGGGCCGGGTGCTCGCCGAACACCTCTCGTTCCTCGACTCGTGCCTGGAGCTCACCCAGGCCACCGACGACTGGGCACCTGAGTCCCAGTTCCGCTGGTGCGTCGAGTCCCTGTGGTCCTTCAAGCAGTGGGCGGACGCACGCCCGGCGGAACAGGTGGAGGAGTTCGTCCAGCGGGTGCGCGAGGGCCGGATCGAACTCACCGCGATGCCGTTCAACCTCCACACCGAGACCTGTTCCACCGACGAGCTGCACGAACTGATGCGCCTGGCCCACGACGTGCGCGAGCGGTACGGCATCCCCTTCACCTCTGCCATGCAGACCGATGTGCCCGGTTCCGTCGTGGGTCTCGTCGACGCGCTCAGCTCGGCAGGCGTCAAGTACCTGTCCGTGGCGCACAATTGGGCCGGACGGTCGGTACCGCACCTGGTGGGCGGGGAGAAGCTGCCGCGCCTCTTCCGCTGGCGTGCGCCCAGCGGGAACAGCCTGCTCGTCTGGGTCACCGACACGCCGCACGGCCTGGCCTACATGGAGGGCCCGCTGCTCGGCTTCGACACCGACTACTCCAGCGTCGACGACCTGCTCCCGGCCTACCTGACCTCACTCGCCACGAACCCCTACCCCTACCGCGGCGGGGTCTTCGGCTGGACCATGGACCAGGAGGAGATCAAGCGCGAGCCCTACCCGTGGGACGTGCTGCACCTGCGCGTGCAGGGCAAGTTCGGTGACAACGCCCCGCCGCGACGGATCATCGCCGACACGGTACGCCGCTGGAACGAGACCTGGGCCTACCCGCAGCTGCGGCTCTCGCGCAACGAGGACTTCTTCACCGACGCCGAGTCCCGGCTCGGCGACCGGATCCGCACCTTCGAGGGCGACTGGACCGACTGGTGGGTGGACGGCGTGGGCTCCGGAGCCCACCCGTTGTCCCTGGCCCGTACCGCACAGGCCGTCGTCGCCGACGCACAGACCCTCGGCACCTTCGCGGGCGTCCTCGACGCCTCAGGTGCAGCCGATGACACCCGCGACGCGGCCGGCGTGTACGAAGCCGTGTCGCTGTTCGACGAGCACACCTGGGGCGCCGGAGACCCCTGGACGCACGGCCACGACCACGGCCACTCCGGAGAGCAGCAGTGGCACTGGAAGTACGGGCAGGCCCTGCGCGCCCACGACGACGGACAGTCGCTCCTGAACCGGGCGGGCGCCCGCCTGGGCCAGCGCCTCTCCCGTCCCGCCGACGCCCCGGCCTCGTACCACGTGGTCAACACCTGCTCCTGGCCGCGCACCGACGTCGCGCAGATCTTCCTCCCGGAATCCAGTGTCCCGCTGGAACGGTCCGTGGCCGTGCACGACGCCCGTACCGGCGAGCGCCTGCGGCACGAGGAGCGCCCGCAGATCAACGACACCCACCGCGACGCCGGCCGCTTCCTGCTGGTCCGCGTCGACGACGTGCCGCCCGCCGGTTCCGTCCGCCTGGATGTGCGCACCGTCGACGACGAGGGTGCGAGCGGGGGGGAGGACAGTTCGGTCAAGGCCGCCACCGGCTGGAACCCCACCGGTGGTTCCGAGCGTGAGGACCCGGCCCGCAGCGCCGCCGCGGCCCACGCGCATCCCGATCCGCTGCTCCTGGAGAACGAACACCTGGCTGTTCGGGTCGACCTGGCAGGTGCGTGTATCGCCTCCGTCGTGGACAAGGCGAGCGGGCGCGAACTGGTCCGCGCGGACGCCATCACCGGCTTCAACGCCTACATCCACGACAGCTACACCACCGCGGGCGGCTTCAACCACAACTCCAGCCGCACCACCGCCTCCGACCGCCTCGAACACCTGGGCAGCCGTTCCGTCGCCCCGCCCGCCGCGCTCATCGCCCGCCACTCCACGGCCACCGCCGAGACACTCACCTACGAGACGCGCCCGCCGGGCGCCAACCGGGTGCGCACCACCCTCACCCTGCCGCACGGTGTCGGCCGCCTCGACATCGAGAACCAGGTCGACAAGGACTCCACCCTCGGCAAGGAGAGCGCCTACTTCGCCTTTCCCTTCGCCTTCGAGACGCCCACGGTGCGCATGGAGGCCTCCGGCGGCGCGACCGGCACCGGACTGCCGGTCATCCCCGGCTCGGCGCTGCACATGCGGGCCGTGCGCCGCTGGATCACTCTGCAGGAGGGCGATCTCGCCGTCGCCTGGGCCACGCAGGACGCGCCCCTCGTGCAGTTCGGCAACATCGCCCTGCCGTACGCGCCGTTCCCCAAGACCATGGGCCACGACGAGCCGGCGACCGTCTACTCCTGGATCCACAACAACCTCTGGGACACCAACTTCCCCAGTGAGCAGGCCTTCGAGTTCACTTTCCGCTACAGCCTCTCCAGCACGCGCAGTGCCGATGCCGCCGGGCTCGGCCCGCGCGCCGCGGCCGGCCTCTCGCGTCCGCTGCACGCCGTACGGGCCCGTGGACCGGTGTCCGACGAGGCGGCGGACCGGCTGGGTTTCGTGACGGTGGGCGACCCGCGTGTACGTCTCGTCGGAGCCACCACCCCCGACGCGGACGGAGCCGTGCTGCTGCGCCTGCAGTCCTTCGCCGAGGAACCCGTCGCGTGCCCGGTGCGCGCACTCTTCCCGGTCTCCGGGGCCCGAAGCGCCGACTACCACGGCCGGGCCGCAGACGAACTGACCGTCCGGGACGGCGAGGTCACCGTCGACCTGCCCGCCCTCGGTACGACCGCGGTGCTCTTCCGCCGCTGA
- a CDS encoding carbohydrate ABC transporter permease codes for MGRTFRNLFVAGCVVLWLIPVYLLVVNALTPVAEYAGQPDWAPQGFALWDNLSTAWSQAGIGDSFLNSLAYAVVCGAAAVIVAAMAAFAVVVLPIPKPAFWFWLIYSGTLFPLQMFLAPLFGMYADGNLYDTRLGLMLVYAAWAVPFAFFLVRNQMTTMPPEITEAAMIDGASFRRIFWRIHVPLMGSSLGAAFIFQFTAVWNDLLFGITLSRSPDIQPVMAALTSLNNAYASSGPPVILAGALIVSLPTLVVFLTFRGLFLRGVTASAR; via the coding sequence GTGGGAAGGACCTTCCGCAATCTCTTCGTCGCCGGCTGCGTGGTGCTCTGGCTGATCCCCGTCTACCTGCTGGTCGTCAACGCGCTGACGCCGGTCGCCGAGTACGCCGGCCAACCCGACTGGGCCCCGCAGGGCTTCGCCCTGTGGGACAACCTCTCGACCGCCTGGAGTCAGGCGGGCATCGGCGACAGCTTCCTCAACTCACTGGCGTACGCCGTGGTGTGCGGCGCCGCCGCCGTGATCGTCGCCGCCATGGCCGCCTTCGCCGTGGTCGTGCTGCCCATCCCCAAGCCCGCGTTCTGGTTCTGGCTCATCTACTCCGGGACTCTCTTCCCGCTGCAGATGTTCCTCGCGCCGCTGTTCGGCATGTACGCCGACGGCAATCTCTACGACACCCGGCTCGGCCTGATGCTCGTGTACGCGGCCTGGGCCGTTCCGTTCGCCTTCTTCCTCGTCCGCAACCAGATGACCACGATGCCGCCGGAGATCACCGAGGCAGCAATGATCGACGGTGCCTCGTTCCGGCGCATCTTCTGGCGCATCCACGTGCCGTTGATGGGCTCCAGCCTGGGGGCCGCGTTCATCTTCCAGTTCACCGCCGTCTGGAACGACCTGCTGTTCGGTATCACGCTGAGCCGCAGCCCCGACATCCAGCCGGTGATGGCGGCCCTCACCTCGCTCAACAACGCCTACGCCTCCTCGGGCCCGCCCGTCATCCTGGCCGGCGCGCTGATCGTCTCGCTGCCCACGCTCGTCGTCTTCCTGACGTTCCGGGGCCTGTTCCTGCGCGGTGTCACCGCGAGCGCACGCTGA
- a CDS encoding carbohydrate ABC transporter permease, giving the protein MTDAMSTVTTTESDTTVQVRRRIPTRTPHQAADRARGAGRMGGPLTGLPWAMPALLLVGVLLVYPFFRSVYGSLFEDNGFTRHYTGLDNYVQLAEDPIFGRSLLNTVMWVAGTLLLPVAAGLAIAVATHRMRFGRIAQLVVVLPCAISGAATAVLWKFILTSEGSLNQVLQGLGLDSLVRPWLLEWPQNTLSMIVAGTWQATGLNVVLFAIGLSAIPRETVEAAELDGATGWRMFRYITLPQLRSVSVVVIGMAIVNSLKAFDMIWVLTQGGPARSSETLALTMYRESFRLFHVGYGSAVALVLSVIVVASSWMYLRRQMPETSPR; this is encoded by the coding sequence ATGACGGACGCCATGAGCACGGTCACCACGACCGAGTCGGACACGACCGTTCAGGTGCGTCGCCGCATTCCCACGCGGACGCCCCATCAGGCGGCGGACCGGGCGCGGGGTGCGGGCCGGATGGGGGGACCCCTCACCGGTCTTCCCTGGGCGATGCCCGCACTGCTCCTCGTCGGGGTGCTGCTCGTGTACCCGTTCTTCCGCAGCGTCTACGGCAGCCTCTTCGAGGACAACGGCTTCACCCGCCACTACACGGGCCTCGACAACTACGTACAGCTCGCCGAGGATCCGATCTTCGGCCGGTCGCTGCTGAACACGGTGATGTGGGTGGCGGGCACGCTCCTGCTGCCCGTCGCGGCCGGTCTCGCCATCGCCGTGGCGACGCACCGGATGCGCTTCGGACGGATCGCGCAGCTGGTCGTCGTGCTGCCGTGTGCGATCTCGGGTGCCGCGACCGCCGTGTTGTGGAAGTTCATCCTCACCTCCGAGGGTTCCCTCAATCAGGTGCTGCAGGGCCTCGGCCTGGACTCGCTCGTGCGGCCCTGGCTGCTCGAATGGCCGCAGAACACCCTCTCGATGATCGTTGCCGGCACCTGGCAGGCCACCGGACTGAACGTCGTCCTGTTCGCCATCGGTCTCAGTGCCATCCCGCGGGAGACCGTCGAGGCGGCCGAGCTGGACGGCGCGACCGGATGGCGGATGTTCCGCTACATCACGCTGCCTCAACTGCGGTCCGTGAGCGTGGTGGTGATCGGCATGGCCATCGTCAACAGCCTCAAGGCCTTCGACATGATCTGGGTTCTCACCCAGGGCGGCCCCGCCCGCTCCTCCGAGACCCTGGCCCTGACCATGTACCGCGAGTCCTTCCGGCTCTTCCACGTCGGTTACGGCTCCGCCGTCGCCCTCGTCCTGTCCGTCATCGTCGTCGCGTCCTCATGGATGTATCTGCGCCGGCAGATGCCCGAGACGTCCCCGCGCTGA
- a CDS encoding ABC transporter substrate-binding protein: MTGRHPPIGPARTSTGRTFPSRRTLLRAAVAGTSAAVAAPLVTACGTAAGQPPGKVALHGDNPSWATPLKAAGEAMRSVDGLELVPEVIPSLESFEQVVKSSLRTSKTPDMLKYWSGYRLQDLARTGGIVDLSDHWASAARKGWVDPALRSAVSYRGRVYGLPMNLAYYVFFYNPEVFRANGLRKPETWDDFLHVAGRLKRAGITPLHGTTAGRWPAFIWFQEILSRQDPQFYEDLLNGRARYTDPRAERALRTIASFFDKDWFTSMDMEHAAAAAGVVHGKVGMLPCGSWLGGTFVGVGGKPGKNVDAFVLPMQNTRVRPAAVFETSALVCTVKGPDRDEAYRAAGAWPHPQVMKAFSHTLQDGCPNPTVTPANTIIDGVATTVRANKARLLNRFWELGPPELVESTVDDLAGFLINPSSYRKVLGTMQDRADEAWKVWKEAEES, translated from the coding sequence ATGACAGGCCGTCACCCGCCCATCGGACCCGCTCGAACGTCCACCGGACGTACCTTCCCCAGCCGCCGCACGCTCCTGCGAGCCGCCGTGGCCGGCACCTCCGCCGCCGTTGCGGCCCCACTGGTCACCGCGTGCGGCACCGCCGCCGGACAGCCGCCCGGCAAGGTGGCCCTGCACGGGGACAACCCGTCATGGGCCACTCCCCTCAAGGCGGCGGGCGAGGCGATGCGCTCGGTCGACGGCCTCGAACTCGTTCCCGAGGTCATCCCGTCCCTCGAGTCCTTCGAACAGGTCGTCAAGTCCTCGCTGCGCACCAGCAAGACACCGGACATGCTCAAGTACTGGTCCGGGTACCGCCTGCAGGATCTGGCCCGCACCGGCGGCATCGTCGACCTGTCGGACCACTGGGCGAGCGCGGCCCGCAAGGGCTGGGTCGACCCGGCGCTGCGCTCTGCGGTCAGTTACCGCGGCCGCGTCTACGGCCTTCCGATGAACCTGGCCTACTACGTCTTCTTCTACAACCCCGAGGTCTTCCGTGCCAACGGCCTGAGGAAGCCCGAGACATGGGACGACTTCCTGCACGTCGCCGGCCGGCTCAAGCGTGCCGGCATCACGCCGCTGCACGGCACCACTGCAGGGCGGTGGCCCGCGTTCATCTGGTTCCAGGAGATCCTCAGCCGCCAGGACCCGCAGTTCTACGAGGACCTCCTCAACGGGCGGGCCCGCTACACCGATCCGCGCGCCGAACGGGCTCTGCGCACCATCGCGTCCTTCTTCGACAAGGACTGGTTCACGTCGATGGACATGGAACACGCCGCGGCCGCCGCGGGCGTTGTGCACGGCAAGGTCGGGATGCTGCCCTGCGGGAGCTGGCTGGGCGGCACCTTCGTGGGAGTCGGCGGCAAGCCCGGCAAGAACGTCGACGCGTTCGTCCTGCCGATGCAGAACACCCGGGTCCGCCCCGCCGCCGTCTTCGAGACCAGCGCCCTGGTCTGCACGGTCAAGGGGCCCGACCGCGACGAGGCCTACCGGGCGGCCGGAGCCTGGCCGCACCCGCAGGTGATGAAGGCGTTCTCGCACACGCTGCAGGACGGCTGCCCCAACCCGACGGTGACGCCCGCCAACACGATCATCGACGGCGTGGCCACGACGGTGCGGGCGAACAAGGCGCGTCTGCTCAACCGCTTCTGGGAGCTCGGCCCGCCCGAGCTGGTCGAGTCCACGGTCGACGATCTGGCCGGATTCCTGATCAATCCGTCCTCGTACCGGAAGGTGCTGGGGACCATGCAGGACCGGGCCGACGAGGCGTGGAAGGTGTGGAAGGAGGCGGAGGAGTCATGA
- a CDS encoding barstar family protein, which produces MQQNRGHREQARYALIDTASGHSWGVCLGVDGLFGEPPRETYELFGWQPEEIGPEGWIGDRVWLVPRDETLGPWLLEDVNSLEPPAGSGSLVLTGLDDYVGPPEGYREAVRVHNEYRPLGVCREFARILPAERAAAPLILRGLAPSDRLRRALAQGTRRAASLEEAALEIRDASGEPFATRLLWTSVSAWRSSSHGTDLIDLELDGQHYTPVPEHARPLWQQWMNGPPRTPGAWAELGTRQRLAWFDLVRERPPRAHPDRPAGHSYELDGRHVTDAPGLYLALGEAINGPGGYFGTCLAAIDDCLRGAFGHTSPATLLWHNSTTAREHLSRMLTPGGQPYDLFAEALSTLAEGGMHVTSA; this is translated from the coding sequence GTGCAGCAGAACCGAGGCCATCGTGAGCAAGCCCGATACGCACTGATCGATACGGCGAGCGGCCACAGCTGGGGCGTATGCCTCGGAGTTGACGGACTGTTCGGCGAACCCCCTCGGGAGACGTACGAGCTGTTTGGCTGGCAGCCGGAGGAGATCGGGCCAGAGGGCTGGATCGGTGACCGGGTCTGGCTGGTGCCGAGGGACGAGACCCTCGGGCCTTGGCTCCTGGAAGACGTCAACAGCCTTGAGCCGCCCGCTGGTTCGGGCAGCCTTGTCCTCACCGGCCTGGACGACTACGTGGGCCCGCCCGAGGGATACCGGGAAGCCGTTCGTGTACACAACGAGTACAGACCGCTGGGTGTCTGCCGGGAATTCGCCCGCATCCTCCCGGCCGAGCGGGCAGCGGCCCCGCTCATCCTTCGCGGACTCGCACCCAGCGACCGGCTGCGGCGGGCACTGGCGCAGGGCACACGCCGAGCGGCGTCCTTGGAGGAAGCCGCTCTCGAGATACGCGACGCCTCCGGAGAGCCCTTCGCCACACGGCTGTTGTGGACCAGCGTCAGCGCGTGGCGCTCCTCCTCGCACGGCACGGATCTGATCGACCTCGAACTCGACGGGCAACACTACACACCTGTTCCCGAACACGCCCGTCCCCTTTGGCAGCAATGGATGAACGGGCCGCCGCGGACCCCCGGCGCCTGGGCCGAACTGGGCACCCGTCAGCGTCTGGCCTGGTTCGACCTCGTCCGTGAGCGACCCCCGCGGGCACACCCTGACCGGCCTGCCGGCCACTCCTACGAACTCGACGGCCGACATGTCACCGACGCACCAGGCCTCTATCTCGCCCTGGGTGAGGCGATCAACGGTCCGGGAGGGTACTTCGGCACCTGCTTGGCCGCCATCGACGACTGCCTCCGCGGCGCCTTCGGCCACACCTCCCCCGCCACGTTGCTCTGGCACAACTCGACGACTGCCCGCGAGCACCTCTCGCGCATGCTCACACCCGGCGGTCAGCCGTACGACCTTTTCGCCGAGGCCCTCAGCACCCTCGCCGAGGGCGGCATGCACGTCACGTCGGCGTGA